A genomic window from Silene latifolia isolate original U9 population chromosome Y, ASM4854445v1, whole genome shotgun sequence includes:
- the LOC141631383 gene encoding protein FAR1-RELATED SEQUENCE 5-like produces MEEEGENEVIDKNDTATELLRHAAHVLEGNEDNQPAIEPTVGAEFDSGEQFAAFYYTYAYKTGFELHVRSSQLLAPFKEQRVRRNGVGNKEPRFHVMNKIRLLCSEGNTTKKSSCITPCKMYVFGKLNHDTGKFVICTCDLVHNHDLNPEVSRHVVNYRHISEYFKTRLMLNDRAGIPITRNFNILVREVGGIHNLHFNGQGARNFINSERRKSRFRGDAKEVLNYFDGLKAQNPDFYYAVERDVDNKLLNIFWSDARCRAMYKAFGDPSSFDSTFLRNRYQMPFCPFVGVNHHGSTILYASALISY; encoded by the coding sequence ATGGAGGAGGAGGGAGAAAACGAAGTCATTGACAAGAATGACACAGCCACTGAATTGTTACGACATGCAGCACATGTTCTGGAAGGTAATGAAGACAATCAACCAGCTATTGAGCCTACGGTTGGTGCGGAATTTGATTCAGGGGAACAGTTTGCCGCTTTCTATTATACTTACGCTTATAAGACGGGGTTTGAACTTCATGTTCGTAGTAGCCAACTTTTGGCTCCCTTCAAGGAGCAGAGGGTACGTCGAAACGGAGTTGGGAATAAAGAACCACGATTCCACGTGATGAACAAGATTAGGCTTCTGTGTTCAGAGGGCAATACGACGAAGAAAAGCTCGTGTATAACACCATGTAAAATGTATGTATTTGGGAAATTAAATCACGACACTGGAAAATTTGTAATCTGTACTTGTGATTTGGTACATAATCACGATTTGAATCCTGAAGTTAGCCGGCATGTAGTCAATTATAGGCACATAAGCGAATATTTCAAGACCAGATTGATGTTGAACGACAGAGCTGGCATACCAATTACCCGGAACTTCAACATATTAGTTAGGGAGGTTGGAGGGATTCATAATCTACATTTCAATGGACAAGGAGCGAGAAACTTCATCAACAGCGAACGTCGCAAAAGTAGGTTTCGTGGTGACGCTAAAGAGGTCTTAAATTATTTCGATGGCTTAAAAGCGCAGAATCCAGATTTTTACTACGCTGTTGAAAGGGACGTGGATAATAAGCTGTTGAACATTTTCTGGTCTGATGCACGATGTCGTGCCATGTACAAGGCTTTTGGTGACCCATCGTCGTTCGATAGTACATTCCTAAGAAACAGGTACCAGATGCCTTTCTGTCCATTCGTTGGAGTTAATCATCATGGAAGTACAATATTATATGCATCAGCTTTAATTTCATACTAA
- the LOC141631384 gene encoding protein FAR1-RELATED SEQUENCE 5-like, translated as MEGAIKKVFPETKHRLCLWHILQNADKNLKDHPQFPQIDRDLRMLVHESITEEELQDMWDDFMEKYNLRHNKWLRGAWDMRQRWMPVFWKDTFCASMSSTQRSEQTNRSTKTYMSIETGLMQFMKQYEDAIEKKVEDKKVNNAKDIKSPLKWDPMILFEDIFSKVYTNSEMKTEVYGCISTNVETLPNSLDFIKRFRATSKVTEAFWKKDRRSFEMNIDTITGEYKCGCKMFEFRGILCRHVMRCLDVLDIKAIPDKYILDHWRKDWVRGYENIRVGYYNPDESEHVKRSLEITVKNDYIKRLAMQCEGSSAIYNSRTDELIKELEAHDGLQSID; from the coding sequence ATGGAGGGGGCAATCAAGAAAGTGTTCCCGGAGACTAAACATAGATTATGTCTTTGGCATATTCTTCAAAACGCTGATAAGAATTTAAAAGACCACCCACAATTTCCTCAGATTGACAGAGATTTGCGTATGCTTGTGCACGAGAGTATCACGGAGGAGGAACTGCAAGATATGTGGGACGATTTCATGGAAAAATACAACTTGCGACACAACAAATGGTTGAGGGGTGCATGGGATATGAGACAGCGGTGGATGCCTGTTTTTTGGAAAGACACTTTCTGTGCGAGTATGTCTTCTACTCAGAGGAGTGAACAAACAAACAGATCTACTAAAACGTACATGAGCATAGAAACCGGCCTGATGCAATTCATGAAGCAGTACGAGGATGCCATAGAGAAAAAGGTGGAGGACAAGAAAGTCAATAACGCCAAAGACATTAAGAGTCCACTTAAATGGGATCCCATGATATTATTCGAGGATATCTTTAGTAAGGTCTACACAAACAGTGAGATGAAAACTGAGGTATATGGTTGTATAAGCACCAACGTCGAGACTCTTCCAAATAGTTTGGATTTCATCAAGAGGTTTAGGGCCACATCAAAAGTGACAGAAGCATTTTGGAAGAAAGATCGAAGAAGTTTTGAAATGAATATTGACACAATCACTGGTGAGTATAAATGTGGTTGTAAGATGTTTGAATTTAGAGGGATCTTATGTCGCCATGTTATGAGGTGTCTTGATGTGTTGGACATAAAAGCTATCCCAGACAAATACATATTGGATCATTGGCGCAAGGATTGGGTAAGAGGATACGAAAATATTCGGGTTGGGTACTACAACCCGGATGAGTCAGAACATGTTAAAAGGTCTCTTGAGATAACGGtaaaaaatgattacattaagaGGTTGGCTATGCAATGTGAAGGGTCTTCTGCCATTTATAATAGCAGAACCGATGAACTAATCAAAGAGTTGGAGGCTCATGATGGGTTACAGTCTATAGATTGA